Proteins from a genomic interval of Bacteroidota bacterium:
- a CDS encoding DUF1501 domain-containing protein, translated as MSNYSRKDFIKLAGLVSASMLLPNFLRGNNKHAAKLINKLSLPQTNGNRLVVIQFSGGNDGLNTIVPFADDLYHSNRPGLGLSGAEIIKINDQLAFNNNLAGLADLHNEAHVALLNSVGYPNPNRSHFRSMDIWQSASDENKYLQTGWIGRWLDATCDPKNIKPHLALEMDETLSLALKGETMNGLAMRNPGRLELILKDPLMETIGEAWTPHDDDHHNVEYLHKTLAEVSKSAGYLHEHLFKHNAKAIYPQHAFGQQMKLVAELILADCETPVYYVSLPGFDTHAAQKDHQNKQLKVYGDTMKAFAQDMKDSGLWNNTLVMTFSEFGRRVKQNASKGTDHGTANVMMFAGGSLKKNGALNAAPDLSDLDNGDLKFKVDFRQVYATVMQNWLGANSEIILGNSFPTLDFV; from the coding sequence ATGAGTAATTATTCAAGAAAAGATTTTATAAAACTTGCCGGGCTTGTTTCGGCATCCATGTTATTGCCGAATTTTCTTCGCGGAAATAACAAGCATGCGGCAAAACTCATCAATAAATTATCGCTTCCGCAAACGAACGGGAACCGGCTTGTTGTCATCCAGTTTTCCGGTGGCAATGACGGGCTCAACACGATCGTTCCTTTTGCCGATGATCTTTATCACAGCAATCGGCCCGGACTCGGATTGAGTGGTGCAGAAATTATTAAGATCAATGATCAGCTTGCATTCAATAATAATCTTGCAGGCCTCGCCGATCTTCACAACGAAGCGCATGTTGCATTACTGAACAGTGTGGGTTATCCGAATCCGAATCGTTCGCATTTCCGCTCGATGGATATCTGGCAAAGCGCGTCGGATGAAAATAAATATCTGCAAACCGGGTGGATCGGCCGCTGGCTGGATGCGACGTGCGATCCGAAAAATATTAAACCACATCTCGCGCTTGAGATGGATGAAACGCTGAGTCTTGCGCTCAAAGGAGAAACGATGAACGGACTCGCGATGAGAAATCCGGGACGGCTGGAATTAATTTTAAAAGATCCGCTGATGGAAACCATTGGTGAAGCGTGGACGCCGCACGATGATGATCATCACAACGTGGAATATTTGCATAAAACACTTGCGGAAGTTTCGAAGAGCGCAGGATATCTTCACGAACATTTGTTCAAGCACAATGCGAAAGCAATTTATCCGCAGCATGCATTCGGGCAACAAATGAAACTTGTTGCAGAATTAATTCTTGCCGATTGCGAAACGCCCGTCTACTACGTTTCACTTCCCGGATTCGATACGCACGCCGCGCAAAAAGACCACCAGAATAAACAACTGAAAGTTTACGGCGATACGATGAAAGCATTTGCGCAGGATATGAAAGATTCAGGATTATGGAACAACACACTTGTGATGACATTCTCGGAATTCGGAAGAAGAGTGAAACAGAATGCGAGCAAAGGAACAGATCACGGCACTGCGAATGTGATGATGTTTGCAGGAGGATCGCTGAAAAAAAATGGTGCACTCAATGCTGCGCCTGATCTTTCTGATCTCGACAACGGCGATCTGAAATTCAAAGTTGATTTCCGGCAAGTGTATGCAACTGTGATGCAGAATTGGCTCGGAGCAAATTCGGAAATTATTCTCGGGAATTCTTTTCCGACTCTGGATTTTGTTTAG